The genomic stretch aggaaccaaaaaaaaaacactttttagggggtaaaaagttaatttgaaagaattggaataaatctttttaaaatttttatgggATTAGTTGAAGCTCGGAGAAGTACGTGATTCCGCCCCTGGATATGATTACCTGCCCACCAAGTTGCTTATGCAAATTAGTTGATTGTAGAGATAAAGTTTAGTGAAGGATTCTCCACTGATCAAGTTGGTATGGTGGAGGCATGATGGGCATCTAGACATGAGTTTATTGAACCCtaattaatattgttttagATAGAGAAGAAGAGATATGACTAGAATAACTTAATCATCAGTGCATGATGGTATGCATTACTTATTTATGATGAATAGGattacataaataataataaaaaaaaagttccacTAGTAGACTATGATATCATGAGAAACGGTCTAGTCAGCCTCGTGCATCGATGTTTGTCGATTTGGCTAAGATCATGCTTTGATTCTGATTTTAGCCCCAACTTATTAAATATTCTGCTAATACAAAGGGTAAATCCTACTGGGGCAGGAAATCAAGTTTTTGTACGGTTTTTGGCcctaaaataaacttttttttttttttttgtacttttaatttatgaaaatataacCTAGAGGTGATATATCCATATCATATTGTTTAAGTGTTTATGTATGTTAAAGAAATAACACCCAAAAGATCTTAAACTTAGAATACCATTTGATAATCCAGTTGggtatgtgtgtgtatatatatatatataaaatcggGCCCACTTTCGAATTTCAATAATCAAGGGATTACAATCTCAAGATAGAGAGAGATGGGAGTcgataaaagaaataatttttaccaAATAGAATAAGGACATGGTTTCAAAATAAACTACGCTTTTAATAATGTATtagacaaaataataataataaaaaagtaatatttaattgatttttttattttgattaaaaaaatatagtaataAACTACGGTGTCATAGGATTGTCGTTGCCCATTGTACttgatttagttttttattaactaaatttaaaatataaaataaataaataaatacctaaaacaaataatatatggATAAATTTGTTAGAATAACACTCCTCTTCATGTATATGTCCAAACTTCCACTTAATAAGTGATACCCAACACCTTGAATATGAATTAGGATCCTTTCAAGTTTatttgaactgaataatatcGACTTAGTTATATTTGATGAGTACTTTCGTCcaattaaaaagtgaaagacaaaaatacccctataatataattaacggagtgttatccagttcaaatgaactggagaggatcatgttctcttaaatatttaataatgagagatgaatgattgaaacaattaaaGATTCGAATTTGGAAAATAATGATTCTTTTGAGCtcaatcaaattctaaacgaGCTTGTGTCAAGGtagatttaacaaatttattagtaaattattgcttaagaaaaaaaaatattatttaccaTCCTAATgataaaaaccaaatttaaagagtatatcaaaaaaaaagaacattatCAATCAGTTAACCATAATGTTTTATAGagacaatttgaaaaaatatggcTTCGTTTTAATTTGATCTTATTATAAAGAATGGACATACTAATTGGTTAAAGTACAACATTTCGGAAGATGCTCCCTTTTACTTATATAGTTAACgataaaggtgaaaaatttaaactataattaaatttattgaattgtttatttattttgttaattatattatttaatatctTCTTTCAATTCTATCGTTTTAATACTTTCTTTcaactttatcattttttttttttggcatctaGCGGATTAGCTCCAGAGTAGCTAAACTACATATTTtactacagtgaatagcaaaaAGTAGCTATTCACTATAGCACAatgttcaaatttttaaatgtttttctctctcttctctctctctctcaatgctCTCAGGATAAATGAGGATCTTTCTCTTCGTCATTCTCAGCATCCTCTCAGCCAAAAGACCACCACCATCAAAATCGTAACATTGAATCAAACCAAACATGGTGCAGAGCTCAAATCCCATCTTTCAACATCAATTTATAGCGTTTCACTTTCTAAATTCACAATGCTGGCATCGTTTTGGTGGAGACTTTTTTGTTGAAACTCCATCTCTCTTTTAAGCAAAACTGTCTTCTGTGCTCGGTTGAACCTTCCTCTCTTCtcaaggaagagagagagagagagagggagagtgtttaagaaaacaattaaaaaaaaaaaaatctaaattctCTATTCGGCTGAAACCTATCTCAATCTCTTCCATGAGAATTGTGGCGGAGAATTGTGAGAGAGATGGAGAgtttaagaaaagaataaaaaaattccaaaaaataaaattttaatcaaatagagaatataataaataatctGTTTGAGTGTATACGAAAAAtgaacaattaaaataaaaaattatgcttttttATTAGCTAGTTTACTTAATAttactggagatgctcttatgAACAGAGAATAAGGTTATCGTATGGCTTGATTCTTGTggtgtgtgtgtttgtgataGGCCACGAAGGTCCAGAAATCCAAAAACTGGGCCAAAGTGGTCATTAATGTGACGGGCCTAAGCGGGAGGCACGAAACCACAAACTTGACCCGAAAACCATTCGAACTGAAATTGATCCTGTCGGTTTTGTGAAACCCTTGGAGATAATTGAAAAGACAAATGATGTCCGCCCATTCAAACCAATCACCAACTCGGCTGTCGCATCACGTAAATAACGGACCAGATTTGTTCTTGGACTTACTTAATACGGTCATCCCATCAAAGGCGCGCTAGGCCGACAGGGCTGTCACGGTTAGTCATTCCAACAACGTGGTCGTGGAGCCCAGGCgcaaaaaataaagcaaagcATTGTCCCGCGTAGTGGGGGCCACTTCTCCAATGGTGGGGCGGCGCCCTCCGGTGGGATTATTTTCTCTGATCCGGCCCCATCTAAACAAACACACTTGTGCGGTGGTGTGTAAGGGGCTCGTGGGATTTTGGAAAGCCTGACAGATAGTACTGACATGGGCGACGGTGTGGGCCACCATCCCCCGATTTTCTGGTTGCGATCTTTTATGTAACATTGTTGTCTGCTTTTTCGGACACGGTTAAACACCCCTGGGCCCTACCACCTTTTTTCCCCCCATTGAGccaattaattgttttttattcaagtaattaattaataaacatgGCACAATACATTATCATTAATTAAcctgtttagtttatttatttaattataaccaAATAATTAGGTGGGGGTGGGGTTGGGGGTTGCGTTGCGTCCCTTGCTATCCTTCTTCAGGGATTTTTTTGTTCGATTCaaacatttgaagtttttcaACACAATTATGATAACTGCGGCGGGGCCCAGAACCCAAAAAGAGAAAGTTTAATTGAACTGCTTAAATTTTGGTCAACCACTGTTGAAGTTGTAAACGTATCTGATTCTTGCTTCTGGTACTCATCGGAAATGGACGGTGCCGGAGCGAGAAGAGCTCTCTCTCCAGAATTGGCTCCCTCATCTCGCTATCCCCagatccaattttttttctcgcAGATGGTGTCGTTGATGCCTGACGAGGCCTGCAGCTACAAACAGATCTCGAAATCCTAACCGCCTGATATCGTTGACAGAGAGAGAGGACGTGGAAGCCGGTGGACAAGTTTCGATGTCGCAGTCTGCAACTGTTAAAAGAGGGGAAAGATTGAAGAAGGAAGGCTTAGAAGGGATAAGTTAAAGTCAACGTTAACAGGTTTTTTGGGGACGTGGAAACTTGTGGTTAAGGTTAAGATTAGTGACGTGGAAACATTTTAgcccttattttatttttttaacacgtGACATCCTCCCTAATTGGAGGGTGGAAACATTTTAGCCCTCTCGTTTGAATGGGAGCCTGCCAAGTCAATAAAGACGGCCTTCTTAAGTTTTGCAGTGAAAATGTGTCACTTGGATTTGGATCTCTTCGTTtgtttttgaatgaaaataagctaattcatattcattcaaaaaaaaggAAGCCAATTCACAACTAAGATTTAattttggacataaatttcttctaaatcagtttgaaagaaatattttttaactcatttaaaatagtattatGTGTatgtgtctataaacatttaaaagatacattaaattcttaatatcATTAATAGGAGTTTATTAATtgagactaaatttaatgtgttttttaaatatttataaacactttacactattttaaatgaatttgaaGATATTTCCTCCGGAttagtttagaagaaatttatgtACTTTAATTTTCACCAAGTTTAtatatctcatttttattttgctatACTAATGTGATAAGGcttaataattattaatttatctcatgttaatttaataaaataaaaagagtgatgatagagagcacgcctggcgtgcatgaacagtatGCACGCCgggcacaattttttttttttttattattattattttactattttaattataaagaaaaaaaaaatttagcatgCACGCCGGGCGTGCTCTCTATCATctctcaaataaaaatatagtatataacattttttttcttcaatttcatcacataaattgtttgaaaattCTAATCCAAAAAGTAATCTCATAGCGACCCAGTAGCCCAccataattaaattatttgcaAGATTTAGACTCTTCTCATAATAAttgagagggagaaaaaaaagaccaaaaacaaaaacaagaacgaAGCAAGTGTGAAAACAACAATTGACATATATGTATTGCGGTCATAAAAAGAGGTTACTTTCCGTACTATAATTGTTGGCAAAGGCTTTAATCCAATTCTTTGGTTGTCCAATAAACTGCCACCCACCTCACCTGGACTCACATAAAGATTGAAAAGTATGGGCCCTCCAATTAGGTCACGTCCCATTATGATATGCCTCCTGGCGTTGCCCATGTCTTTGGACCATCTTCTTTGTCATATCGTATCTGCCAGCATGgaaaataaagagtaaacaATTTTCGTAGTATCACATATCAAATACCAACTCGGTCAACCCAAGTTGATTTTCAAATCCAATAATTGATTTTcaaaagacaagaaagaaaaaaagtatggaaaaaaaaaaaaaactaaatactaaatagcatttattttaatgaatgaGGTTAATagtatttagtttatgttttatttaattttcaaaatttaaccGTATTTTTGGAAATTCAATAAATGAGTCTTGCCTTATATTATTTTGGGTAGGTCAATAAATAGGTGTTGCTCTAGATTGgattttgtaattcaataaatggaCTTTGCTCTAAACAATTAGTATATTTAAGTGTGATTTGTACTCCATTTGAATCAGATTTGATGAATAAACACACGTCCAAATTATCCTAAGGTGAGACTCCTCTTTTGGTGGTGAAATTATGTCACACCCCATTGTTGGCCAATGAAACTTTGATTCAACTTGTGATTTCTTTTATACTTcttgttctttgtttgttttgatatctAGCCTGCATAACGCATAAGATAATTACTTTTGGCTTCATCCTAATTGCCAGCGAGCATGAAATCAAACGCAATTATGGCCATAATTCGACGCCAAGACGGACATGGCCTTGCCCATATGCAAGACAACACCTAGCCAAGGCCTTAATCCATTAGTGGCCGCCCTACACAAGTAGAGGATATGCAACAATTTCAAATATCAACGTACAACAATTCCTTTCACAAATATTATAACTCTTTTTCTCATAGCAACTCGCCATTTATTCTCGTTAACTTAAAAATCAGAGAGTTTTCCACCAACCTCAATAAGTTTTctactgtttttattttttgaagttttttcttttaatgaaaatgaGGAATTATATGTCATGACATCCTATAAAAGAATATTATACATTAAGCATAGGAAACACATAAAGTTAAGAAAGCATATAATTCATTGTTTCTTCTTTCTGGGTAACATTAATTACATTATACCCCTAAATTGTAAGTAGTCTAACCTTTTTAGTGCCACAACTTATAATGAACTCTTTTTTGCCCTTCCATTTTTAGCTCTAGAGATTCGACAAGGTAAGAatttaagtattattttttgttgttgatttcTTTATAGATGAGCAAAGTAGTGAGGACCCAGTCAAATCCATTTTATACTTAGGTGATGACAGCTCCAACTTTCCATAAAATCCTTTCTATTATTCTTTTTGCTAACAGCCTAACACGTCatcgttttcttttttattaccATAACTCATAAGTTTTAACCTCCATTTCTCAACGTTATATATTCAAGgagaaatttcagaaaatttcaactcacttgttttgaaattatcCTTCGAAtatcaaaaactttcaatttacggtattgaatttataattttttgcaatgcccTTCTTCCgttatgattttttgttaaatattttcaaaataccattttttttttttaataaaaaaatatcttatCTCAATTTAggttaaaagtttttaaacttcaggGAGTAACTTCagaagaattttgttaaatttttccAATATTCGACGTGAATAGATCAATCCAAAACAACTTTGTTTCCCATTCATCTTCAAGTTAGTGGCCAGTCggaattttcataatttatttcGTGTTAAAAGGAAGGCACATGTGCCCTTGTTCCACCTTCACATCCTTTTTATCTCAACATTCTTATATGGACCAATTTTATTTGAGTGGCATGTTGCATTTTGTTAGTATCTCAAGGCAATGGTATCGGTTGTGGGGTTTCATGGATTCCCTCATGGGGTCCCTCTCAACCAAAGAGATAGGgtaaaaaggaaaagcaaaagaaaaatactttttgtCTTTCCGAtcatcaaaagagaaaatagaaaagaaatggaGTGAAAGATTTGTCACCTGCTTATTCTAGCAAGTTCAGGATGTACATCCTATTTTCCTCACCATCtatgtaaacttttttttattatttttttaatatttttcaaagtgTGGTGGGTCCTGTGGGTGGGGTAATCACGACTCAAAGATAAGATATGAGGAGGGAGGGGGGCTGCccttttcttcaattcaaacattggacagaaaatagaaagagtTGAAGACACGTGTGAAGCTGAGGGTGAATATTAGAAAAGtaatttattttacaaaaacagGATATGTCAGAAGTCTCAGAACGAACAACAACATGTCCTACTCTGGAAGATCCAACCGCTCTGAGTTGAGTTTAAGTGGTCTCTGAGTAGGACCACGGGGAAGGGCAAAGAGGTCTATTCAATAATGTCGATCATGATTATGATACAATATACTAACACAGTAATCATCATAGAATAGATAGGGGCAAAGTGGGCATGAGCCACGTGGAAGATACTTACCTTTCCAACAACAACCTACTACATTTGTCAAAGAGCATTTGCGGtaataaaattttggaatatcAAGTATCTACGTAATATCCAAAtacacccccccaccccccaccgGGCCCCACACCccatataaaaacaaacaaagaaattagtcttcttttctttttttccttttttttttgaattgaatagGAGAAGTTCTTCAAGGCATCCACCTCACCTCAACTTCCACTGTACACATATATCCATCTCTTCACATCACCAAACATAACAAAGCCACAGCACAAAGGTCGCTTGGCATCTCCTTTCTATTATACTTGACAGTTCCACGAATAGACAACGatgccaaaatattcaaaagtgggccacccctatatatatacaaatatgtgtgtgtgtgctctcgtcactctctctctctctctctctctctctctcttctctaagAAAATGGCGCATCATTATCAGGAAACAAGGCGaagccaatatatataaataataattaagcaatAGCAGCAGCAGCACCACCATCAACACACGCAAGGCAAGAAAGATTGGCTcgcaaatttaaataaaaaaattgagagggCTACACTCTTGTATGTGCCAGACATATGCATACATATACACCCTCCACTGCATATATATGTCAAAAGATTGATGTTTTTACTGCTCTTcccttaaaaactaaaaaacccaaaacaaataactaaaagcaAAGAGGAACCTCCCAAAAGAAGAGAAGGTTTGGTCTTGCTCTTCCTTGCCTTGGCTCTTTGACACCCTTCTTTCCTCTCTTGCCCTACAAAAGATCGATACAACACTTTCTTCTCCCGTGCCATTGCCAACCCCCGTCTTAACCCCCGCTCCATCAAAATTAATCGAATTTTCAATTAGACTTCCACGATCAACCCTGTCAGATTATGAACACAAGTGTACAGAGTCAGATGATTACATCTCAACCACATTCAACAAGGACTATCTTTCCCACTCGGCTCAACTAACTTCCAAAATTGTGGATTCCATTCAGAAATGCCTTTCCCAAAGCCATGATTTTTTGAATGTTAGCAGCATGCTCCATTTCTTCAGGCTGCCAGAAGGTATGCAAATAGTCATTTTCTAGGCAAGAAACCGCTCCTGACACAAACTAGCTCATTCAACCATTTCACATTTTTCCCTGGGGGGTTACAATTTAAACCACCGAGGGACATGGTTTTCACTCACCAGCTGGTTGTTTCTGCTCTGCAGGCTTCACCGGAACCGGGGTGGGAACTGCACGCACGTAGGAGAAGCCAGCAGGCAAAAGCTGATGTGGGTTCCCAGGGGACTGTGCAGCACCAAACTGGGTAACATGGAGAATGCCCTGCGAGGGTAAGCCACCACCTTTCATGTTGCTACCAGCTGTAGCAGCTACCTTCGTAGGATCAGAAGTGCTGGTGTTAACAAGTGGAGGGCACAATGACAACATCCCAGTTGAGGATGCACCCGATGACCCCTgtggctgctgctgctgctcaCGGCGGTTTCTTTGTTGAAGATAATACGCATTTGCAGGTGATCCAGGGGTAGTACCAGTCGAATGTGGAGCTTGTGCATGTATATAGCCGTTAGAGAAGAAGAGCTGGGCTTGCTGAATATGCTTTGGTAACTGCTGTGgcggctgctgctgctgctgctgctgttgtgACAATTGAGGCTTGGTTGCACTGTCCGAAGTAGAGGTGATGTGGTGGTTTCCAAGAATCGATGGAACATTCCTCCCCCCAACTGGAGATGACTTCCTGCTAGGCACTGAAGGGGCGTTCTTCGCCTGCTGAGATGACAATGTAGAAGCTTGGCCAGCTTTGTTGGCTGTGGAAGTGGAAGCAGTAGTCCTGGGGCTTCCACCAGCGCTCTTTGACATGGAGGAAGTTGTGGGTGAGCCAACCATCACTGGAGGAGATGGGGACTGGTTGCTGCTTGAGGGTGGTTGCCCTTGTGATGTCGAAGATTTTGCATTACCCCCAAAAGATATTTGTGTGTGACTTTGCTGGGTCCTTCCTTGCTGTTGAAGGGGATTTTTAAGGGTTGAGGAGTTTGAAGAGGAAAGGGGTGGAGAAGGAACTTGCGAAGTGGCTGTCCGTACAGAATTCTTCCACTGAGGAGACTGAGCTGGGCTGCCGCTGCTGGTCTGGACTAGGTTTTGGGGAAAAGAAGACAGATTGCTAAACTTTGTGGCCATAGAAGACGACGAAGGTAAGTGATGATCCGAGTAAACACTCCCATTACTCGTCACCGGAGTTTTGCTTCGAGTTGCAGCTGCTACAGCAAATTGATGCTGCTTAAGTTGAATCATCTGCTGTTGTTGATTGCGCTGCAGTTGCTGCTGAGAACCAGGAGCATTCACTGTGTTTATAGCAGCAGGCATAACAGAACCAGAAGCACGGCCAGGAGCAGACCCAAGGTTAAGACTTCGGGTGGAGCTGTCAATGACAGTGTTGCCCTTCACTGTGGTAACCGAGGCATCAGCCAACTCTGGCCTAGAGAAGGCAATGGACTGTCCAACCGTCGCTGAAGCCTTCCCTGGCATGGCcttcctttcttcttccaaATTGGAAGAATCACCTCCTCCAGTTTTCCCATCTTCAGAAATACGGTAATTTTTCTTCTGCTGTGCCACTTGGGCAGCAGCGGCAGCCATGATATGATAATTATTCTGGAACATAGCATGATTCTGTGCAATGGATGAAATGTCAAGGCCAGGAGTGGTGGTAGCGCCATTCATGGAAGCAAAAGACACAGGAAAAGCTTGAGATGATGGGGGTTCCACTCCAGCCTTCGATCCATGCTGTTGTTTCCTTTCGGTATGATTACCACTTGCACTGCCAGCCCCACTGGCACCGCCCATCATTGCAGGATTCATAAAGCCGAAGTTGGGAGGGTGTATCGGCATTGCAAAATTCTGACCATAAATACTCATGTTGGCACGAGAAACACGGCTATCAGCACTCAAAGGGCTATCTTCTGCACCCATCTCAGACTCAAGTTGGCGAGCCTGATGAGGGACATGCTGGTTCTGCTGTTGCTGCCGCTGCTGCTGCTGTAGTGGCTGTGAAGATTGGTTTTTGGGGGCAGGAAAGCCTTGAACGTTTCCAGCGCCACCGTTGCCATGTGGCCTCTGCTGCTGATTCTGCAAGTGCTTCTGAGATGACGATGAACCACTAGAAACGCTTGCATTATTCTGATGAGCCTGAAGGCTCTGCTGTGACTGAGGAGGtggttgttgctgctgctgctgctgatgaTGAATATGCGAAGGATGGAGCATTGGAGAAGAATAGAAAGACCCATTGAAGAATGGCATTGCCTGAGCATGGGTTCCTCTATAAGCTGGCGGTGCCCCAACATGAGCAGGAATTGGGAACGTATATCCGTTGTTCTGTAAAATTGCCAAATACTGAGTTTCGTTCCCAGGCATGTTTGGGTAGTTGAAGCTCATTGGTGCAGCTGTAGCTGCTGCTGCTGTCGCTGAGGCACTTACTGCAGCAGAATTAGAAGCACTTGATGTAGCAGCACTACCAGCAGCAGGAGGAGACTTTCCAGAACCAGATCGAGCAGAAGGAGCTCCTGCTGGTTGTTGCTGGTTCAGAGGAAAGATGAAAGCAGGGCCATGCTGGAATTCAATACAAAGAGCACAAAAATTTAGAAACCattcacaaaaacaacacaatcataaaaaatacaaaCTCGGACAAGAGAATCGTACCAAGATATTACTAGGCGCTCCTGGGGGCAGAGCTGGCTGAAGTAAAATTTGCTTTCTTTGGGAAGTATCCACAACGTTGGCTGCTGCTTGAGAACCTTTATCCTTCCCAGTATGACCAGTAAACATAGCAAGACCCTGCCCCTTGTCCTGGGCGGAGTTCACCCCCCTCCCTGGAATGTTTCCATGCAATTCTGCCGGAGGCACCACATTGAGATTGCATGGCTTAGCCCCGTACAGTGATGCAGACCCAGCCGCCGCAGGCCAGAAGGGATTCATCCTAGCGAGTTGTTGGTGGTACAGTATATTCCGTGCAATGTAGCAATGCGTTGCACACCTCTTTGGCCTAGGTTGAGTGAAAAGCAACTGTGGTGGCTGCACAAGTTGGTAACTTCGTCAGCACAGAGGCGAACTTGAAGAGCCTAAACATAACCAA from Corylus avellana chromosome ca1, CavTom2PMs-1.0 encodes the following:
- the LOC132167952 gene encoding protein TIME FOR COFFEE isoform X2; protein product: MDRSREARRATMAAANGLSRRRHRSSSLRDSPEEDGPELQETARLRDRGGSGKKDRDRDRDRERDRDRLSRSKRRRADRLLHSREDGGEESSEESVNDEEDDEDDDGAASVRMLPPNPPPLLSSAVAMSNHRKSFPPPAKVFRAAPTWKAADEMIGVSVPRKARSASTKRSHECWASSATGVGAEQIHRQTSTSPVRPSLVSISVAAAPPAPASPSSSNASLRKKMPNGPKLRPPKSSSKSSSSAQDEIEIEIAEVLYGMLRQPQGPSKQEILATDSVKFDPREPNKSGDAKSRVSSPISNSTSAAPQSSSIPPQNSSSLVTPMSAVVAPKRKKPRAVKYDDENPSIFTVRNSPISTTTKAEIDQPAKIEASSSPNVEKKPGSVAENGGVPNDLANPQVVLVSSEAPPESTAKPESHPLSDSKPLTGESEGKDVGSSKEEPQSPKKESPVVRVDDNREDGKANKANSTVSEVENHKEEKFQIDLMAPPPPPLRSSPERDGVIDFVAVDPKSMVTDAETEIKPVVKEDDKAVKICKEEAVNLENEKAKSLAAEEAQSQTPVVARKERNIDLQVDLEKTDRDSGTVSVSGNNKFHHHVQKQQPQHGSTERTAQTSPLPLPISVPGWPGGLPPMGYMAPLQGVVSMDGSTVTPAAIQPPQLLFTQPRPKRCATHCYIARNILYHQQLARMNPFWPAAAGSASLYGAKPCNLNVVPPAELHGNIPGRGVNSAQDKGQGLAMFTGHTGKDKGSQAAANVVDTSQRKQILLQPALPPGAPSNILHGPAFIFPLNQQQPAGAPSARSGSGKSPPAAGSAATSSASNSAAVSASATAAAATAAPMSFNYPNMPGNETQYLAILQNNGYTFPIPAHVGAPPAYRGTHAQAMPFFNGSFYSSPMLHPSHIHHQQQQQQQPPPQSQQSLQAHQNNASVSSGSSSSQKHLQNQQQRPHGNGGAGNVQGFPAPKNQSSQPLQQQQRQQQQNQHVPHQARQLESEMGAEDSPLSADSRVSRANMSIYGQNFAMPIHPPNFGFMNPAMMGGASGAGSASGNHTERKQQHGSKAGVEPPSSQAFPVSFASMNGATTTPGLDISSIAQNHAMFQNNYHIMAAAAAQVAQQKKNYRISEDGKTGGGDSSNLEEERKAMPGKASATVGQSIAFSRPELADASVTTVKGNTVIDSSTRSLNLGSAPGRASGSVMPAAINTVNAPGSQQQLQRNQQQQMIQLKQHQFAVAAATRSKTPVTSNGSVYSDHHLPSSSSMATKFSNLSSFPQNLVQTSSGSPAQSPQWKNSVRTATSQVPSPPLSSSNSSTLKNPLQQQGRTQQSHTQISFGGNAKSSTSQGQPPSSSNQSPSPPVMVGSPTTSSMSKSAGGSPRTTASTSTANKAGQASTLSSQQAKNAPSVPSRKSSPVGGRNVPSILGNHHITSTSDSATKPQLSQQQQQQQQPPQQLPKHIQQAQLFFSNGYIHAQAPHSTGTTPGSPANAYYLQQRNRREQQQQPQGSSGASSTGMLSLCPPLVNTSTSDPTKVAATAGSNMKGGGLPSQGILHVTQFGAAQSPGNPHQLLPAGFSYVRAVPTPVPVKPAEQKQPAGE